The following proteins are co-located in the Cupriavidus pauculus genome:
- a CDS encoding IclR family transcriptional regulator, which translates to MTVPSTSLQKACRLLRALSDTRNARLTDLAAAANVDKASALRLLETLVAEGMVERDPATKAFSPGREWLTLQAAAQQRLDMRPLVRPALIRLANTFEDTAILSVPSGWESVCLELRLGTFPIRANYLDVGSRRPLGVGAGSLALLAALPDDEVDTVLDCIAPSLKRYPQIDADVLRRHVATTRARGYAVLLDVVVERMGGIGIALPGPDGYPLGAISIAALNERIADREAALARALRREADTIAALWRHPIPRQQEA; encoded by the coding sequence GTGACCGTGCCCAGCACCTCGCTGCAGAAGGCGTGCCGCCTGCTGCGTGCGCTGTCCGACACCCGCAATGCCCGGCTGACCGACCTGGCCGCCGCCGCCAACGTGGACAAGGCGTCGGCGCTGCGGCTGCTGGAAACACTGGTGGCCGAGGGCATGGTCGAGCGCGATCCCGCTACCAAGGCGTTCTCGCCGGGGCGCGAGTGGCTGACGCTGCAGGCTGCGGCGCAGCAGCGGCTGGACATGCGCCCGCTGGTGCGCCCGGCGTTGATCCGGCTGGCGAACACGTTCGAGGACACCGCGATCCTGTCCGTGCCCAGCGGCTGGGAATCGGTCTGCCTGGAACTGCGGCTCGGCACCTTTCCGATCCGCGCCAACTATCTCGACGTCGGCAGCCGCCGCCCGCTGGGCGTGGGCGCCGGCAGCCTGGCGCTGCTGGCCGCGCTGCCTGACGACGAGGTCGACACGGTGCTCGACTGCATCGCCCCGTCGCTGAAACGCTATCCCCAGATCGACGCCGATGTGCTGCGCCGCCACGTGGCCACCACGCGCGCGCGCGGCTACGCGGTGCTGCTGGACGTGGTGGTGGAGCGCATGGGCGGCATCGGCATCGCCCTGCCCGGCCCGGACGGCTACCCGCTGGGCGCCATCAGCATCGCCGCGCTCAACGAGCGCATCGCCGACCGCGAGGCGGCGCTGGCCCGCGCGCTGCGGCGCGAGGCCGACACCATCGCCGCGCTGTGGCGGCACCCCATCCCACGACAACAGGAGGCATGA
- a CDS encoding riboflavin biosynthesis protein RibA — protein MTGNMISGEAANTRIAALYDTEADAAQAVDLVCTSARLSAGQVKLIHPHEAHFGRKLEPDEAGIARTAVRSHLTLGACGMILGLLVMAVLYLQDVAWVTQNPVPAGLVGAFIGAMLGMMGGGLVTARPDHQAVITPVREAVRGGRWAVLVNPESPQQCDDAMRTLRGTHAEVMRTV, from the coding sequence ATGACAGGCAACATGATTTCCGGCGAGGCCGCCAACACGCGCATCGCCGCGCTTTACGACACCGAGGCGGATGCCGCGCAGGCCGTCGACCTGGTCTGCACCAGTGCCCGGCTCAGCGCCGGGCAGGTCAAGTTGATCCACCCGCACGAGGCCCACTTCGGCCGCAAGCTGGAGCCCGACGAGGCCGGCATCGCGCGCACGGCCGTCCGCTCGCACCTGACGCTCGGGGCGTGCGGGATGATCCTGGGGCTGCTGGTGATGGCCGTGCTGTACCTGCAGGACGTGGCGTGGGTGACGCAGAACCCGGTGCCGGCCGGTCTGGTCGGCGCGTTCATCGGCGCGATGCTGGGGATGATGGGCGGCGGGCTGGTAACGGCGCGGCCCGATCACCAGGCGGTGATCACGCCCGTGCGCGAGGCGGTGCGCGGGGGCCGCTGGGCCGTGCTGGTCAATCCCGAGTCGCCGCAGCAGTGCGACGACGCCATGCGCACGCTACGCGGCACCCATGCCGAGGTGATGCGGACGGTCTGA
- a CDS encoding thiolase family protein, translating to MTMAETYVRGVGNTRFGRLPGSTPLTLMAQAADAALAHAGLPRDQIDGVLCGYATTLPHLMLADRFCEFASLRPAYAHGMAGGGATGGLMAMLAHDLVRSGRCRNVLVVAGENRLSGQSRDQSVQTLAQVGEPEIEVPNGASVPAYYALLASRYLFETGLDADALSDFAVLMREHAAGHPDAHLREPLTLDAARQARPIASPLRLSDCCPISDGAVAIVVSPEPGPGRPVRIAGAGQAHRHQHLCAIDDVMTTGAADAAGRALAEAGCTVADIDTLAIYDSFTITLVMLLEEIGIAPRGQAVARLRAGDFRADGPLPLNTHGGLLAFGHSGVAGGLMHLAEAARQLAGTAGARQVPPHRRALFHADGGVLSSHVSLILEAS from the coding sequence ATGACGATGGCCGAGACGTATGTGCGCGGCGTCGGCAACACGCGCTTCGGCCGGCTGCCCGGCAGTACGCCGCTGACGCTGATGGCGCAGGCTGCCGATGCCGCGCTGGCGCACGCCGGCTTGCCGCGCGACCAGATCGACGGCGTGCTCTGCGGCTACGCCACCACGCTGCCGCACCTGATGCTGGCCGACCGCTTCTGCGAGTTCGCGTCGCTGCGGCCGGCCTACGCGCATGGCATGGCCGGCGGCGGCGCCACGGGCGGGCTGATGGCGATGCTGGCGCATGACCTGGTACGCAGCGGGCGATGCCGCAACGTGCTGGTCGTCGCCGGTGAGAATCGTCTTAGCGGCCAGAGCCGCGACCAGTCGGTGCAGACGCTGGCGCAGGTCGGCGAGCCCGAGATCGAGGTGCCGAACGGCGCCTCGGTGCCGGCCTACTACGCGCTGCTGGCATCGCGCTACCTGTTCGAGACCGGCCTGGACGCCGACGCGCTGTCCGACTTTGCCGTGCTGATGCGCGAGCACGCGGCCGGGCATCCCGACGCCCACCTGCGCGAGCCGCTGACGCTGGACGCCGCGCGTCAGGCGCGGCCCATCGCGTCGCCGCTGCGGCTGTCCGACTGCTGCCCGATCTCGGACGGCGCGGTGGCCATCGTCGTGTCGCCCGAACCGGGCCCCGGCCGCCCGGTGCGGATTGCCGGCGCCGGGCAGGCGCATCGCCACCAGCACCTGTGCGCCATCGACGACGTGATGACCACCGGCGCCGCCGACGCCGCCGGGCGGGCGTTGGCCGAGGCCGGCTGCACCGTAGCCGATATCGACACGCTCGCCATCTACGACTCGTTCACGATCACGCTGGTCATGCTGCTGGAAGAGATCGGCATCGCGCCACGCGGACAGGCGGTCGCGCGGCTGCGCGCGGGCGATTTCCGCGCCGATGGGCCGCTGCCGCTGAACACCCACGGCGGGCTGCTGGCGTTCGGCCATTCCGGCGTGGCCGGCGGGCTGATGCACCTGGCCGAGGCCGCGCGGCAACTGGCCGGCACGGCCGGCGCGCGGCAGGTGCCGCCGCACCGGCGCGCCCTGTTCCATGCCGACGGCGGCGTGCTGTCGTCCCATGTCAGCCTGATCCTGGAGGCCTCATGA
- a CDS encoding acetate--CoA ligase family protein, whose amino-acid sequence MSDTLSALLAPRSVAIVGASDNIHKIGGRPIHYMKAMGYAGTIYPVNPQRETLQGLRAYPSLDALPQAPELAVIVVGGDAAVQAVADCARLGVGAAIVIASGFGEAGENGRRQQDDMVRIARGAGLRIVGPNSQGLANFGNGAIASFSTMFIEIPPKDGPVAVVSQSGGTAALVYGLLRHQGIGVRHVHATGNQADVTVSELALAVAHDPDIRLLLLYLETLTDPAVLAEAAAVARARGVPVVAVKSGRSQAGARAAASHTGAMANEDRAVDAFLARHGIWRVDDAHALARCAPLYLRGWQPEGRRLVVVSNSGASCVMATDSADALGIGMAPLAPPTQSALAGKLPGFAATANPVDVTAALLTNSGLFGDVLPIVGADPAADFVLLDIPVAGMGYDVPRFARDAAQFADTAGKPIAVAAWQESVAGVFRAAGVPTFFHAADALAAFHQLTAHQQLLRDIAGETAMPTSAPAATVPARTLSEAASLARLAKAGVPVVEHYLCQTAEEAVAAWQRIGAPVAVKASSPAVPHKSEHGLVALNCNSRDAIVAAFTQQTQTLDTLHAPCEGVIVARMTRGQRECMVGAHWDPTFGAVLLIGDGGKYVETLRDTAVLLAPASPATIERAVRRLRIAPILDGVRGDPPLDIAALCTLATQVGQLVYAAQGGIRSVDLNPVMLGVSGAVVVDGLMEVAETDFLGECHGVGLRPSPTTW is encoded by the coding sequence ATGTCCGACACCCTCTCCGCCCTGCTCGCCCCGCGTTCCGTTGCCATCGTCGGCGCGTCCGACAACATCCACAAGATCGGCGGCCGGCCTATCCACTATATGAAAGCGATGGGCTACGCCGGCACGATCTACCCGGTCAACCCGCAGCGCGAGACGCTGCAGGGGCTACGCGCCTATCCGTCGCTCGACGCGCTGCCCCAGGCGCCCGAGCTGGCCGTGATCGTGGTGGGCGGCGATGCGGCGGTGCAGGCCGTGGCCGACTGCGCGCGGCTGGGCGTGGGTGCGGCCATCGTCATTGCCTCCGGGTTCGGCGAGGCCGGCGAGAACGGCCGGCGCCAGCAGGACGACATGGTGCGCATCGCGCGCGGCGCCGGGCTACGCATCGTCGGGCCGAACAGCCAGGGGCTGGCGAACTTCGGCAATGGCGCCATCGCCAGTTTCTCGACCATGTTCATCGAAATTCCGCCAAAGGACGGGCCGGTCGCGGTGGTCAGCCAGAGCGGCGGCACGGCGGCGCTGGTGTACGGGCTGCTGCGGCACCAGGGCATCGGCGTGCGCCATGTGCACGCCACGGGCAACCAGGCCGACGTGACCGTCAGCGAACTGGCGCTGGCCGTGGCGCATGACCCCGACATCCGGCTGCTGCTGCTTTATCTGGAAACGCTGACCGACCCGGCCGTGCTGGCCGAGGCCGCCGCCGTGGCGCGGGCGCGCGGCGTGCCGGTGGTGGCGGTGAAATCGGGCCGCTCGCAGGCCGGCGCGCGCGCCGCGGCGTCGCACACGGGCGCCATGGCCAACGAGGACCGCGCGGTCGACGCCTTCCTGGCCCGCCACGGCATCTGGCGCGTCGACGACGCCCACGCGCTGGCCCGCTGCGCGCCGCTCTACCTGCGCGGCTGGCAGCCCGAGGGCCGCCGGCTCGTCGTCGTGAGCAACTCGGGCGCGAGCTGCGTGATGGCCACCGACAGCGCCGACGCGCTCGGCATCGGCATGGCGCCGCTGGCCCCGCCCACCCAATCCGCGCTGGCCGGCAAGCTGCCCGGCTTCGCCGCGACGGCCAACCCGGTCGACGTCACGGCCGCGCTGCTGACCAACAGCGGCCTGTTCGGCGACGTGCTGCCCATCGTCGGCGCCGATCCGGCTGCCGATTTCGTGCTGCTCGATATCCCGGTGGCCGGCATGGGCTACGACGTGCCGCGCTTTGCCCGCGACGCCGCGCAGTTTGCCGACACGGCGGGCAAGCCGATCGCCGTCGCCGCCTGGCAGGAATCGGTGGCCGGCGTGTTCCGCGCGGCCGGCGTGCCAACGTTCTTCCACGCCGCCGACGCGCTGGCCGCCTTCCACCAGCTCACCGCCCACCAGCAGTTGCTGCGCGATATCGCTGGCGAAACGGCCATGCCGACATCGGCACCGGCAGCCACGGTGCCGGCCCGGACGCTCAGCGAGGCCGCCAGCCTGGCCCGGCTGGCCAAGGCCGGCGTGCCCGTGGTCGAACACTACCTGTGCCAGACCGCCGAAGAGGCCGTGGCCGCCTGGCAACGGATCGGCGCCCCGGTCGCGGTCAAGGCCAGCTCGCCAGCCGTGCCACACAAGAGCGAACACGGGCTGGTCGCGCTGAACTGCAACAGCCGCGACGCCATCGTCGCCGCCTTTACCCAGCAGACCCAGACGCTCGACACGCTGCACGCGCCCTGCGAAGGCGTGATCGTCGCCCGCATGACGCGCGGCCAGCGCGAGTGCATGGTCGGCGCGCACTGGGACCCCACCTTCGGCGCCGTCCTGCTGATCGGCGACGGCGGCAAGTACGTCGAAACCCTGCGCGACACGGCCGTGCTGCTGGCCCCCGCCAGCCCCGCCACCATCGAACGCGCCGTCCGCCGCCTGCGCATCGCCCCCATCCTCGACGGCGTGCGCGGCGATCCCCCGCTGGACATCGCCGCCCTCTGCACCCTGGCCACGCAGGTCGGCCAACTAGTGTACGCGGCACAAGGCGGCATCCGGTCGGTCGACCTGAATCCGGTCATGCTGGGGGTGTCGGGGGCGGTGGTGGTGGATGGGTTGATGGAGGTGGCGGAGACCGACTTTCTCGGCGAATGCCACGGCGTTGGTTTGCGCCCCTCTCCCACAACGTGGTGA
- a CDS encoding Zn-ribbon domain-containing OB-fold protein, which produces MTSPFSEGVAAGVVRYQHCNACGAWQPLQRHACRQCGSRALVWRDSGGLATVHAVTEVFRGPTEAFQALAPYTLVIATLDEGPRVMGHAAPGTAIGDRVRASRFDVDGQPLLRFVPA; this is translated from the coding sequence ATGACATCGCCATTTTCCGAAGGCGTGGCCGCCGGCGTGGTCCGCTACCAGCACTGCAACGCCTGCGGCGCCTGGCAGCCCCTGCAACGCCATGCCTGCCGCCAGTGCGGCAGCCGCGCGCTGGTCTGGCGCGACAGCGGCGGGCTGGCGACGGTGCACGCCGTTACCGAGGTATTCCGCGGGCCGACCGAAGCCTTCCAGGCACTGGCGCCGTACACGCTGGTCATCGCCACGCTCGACGAAGGCCCGCGCGTGATGGGCCACGCCGCGCCGGGCACCGCCATCGGCGACCGTGTGCGCGCCAGCCGCTTCGACGTCGACGGCCAGCCGCTGCTGCGCTTCGTCCCCGCCTGA
- a CDS encoding AI-2E family transporter, with protein MSTVPPTPALRSPSAPDPAARAADPAPPTQTGDAAARAGMSDTSDTAQAASEPSDPIADPIEDDRADAGSPALAAAAAAPVTIPDFTPPPWTRSVRSGSLALIVLATLASLYALHVARAFVVPVVLAIVMAYLLDPMVALLQRQRVPRAVGATVVLLGLLGMVLCGAYLLEGQVSSIVDRLPEIASKLSRSVGALMSGDDSVLQKVRRAATILGGTGQPPAPRGAPIVVERGGDGINNMIWAGWMGAFALIAQVVVVLFLTWFLLLAGDMFKRKFIKMAGKTISQKKISVHMLDEINRQIQRYMLMLLVTNASLGICTYILLRYLSIDNAGTWALVASVLHLVPYFGSLVVAVCLGVAGFMQFGTLAVAGAAAGGSLVIATLIGNGMTTWMTGRMARMNAVAVFVSLLLFTWLWGTWGMLLAIPLAVIAKVVADHVDGLEVLAEFLGE; from the coding sequence ATGTCGACCGTCCCGCCCACCCCCGCCCTGCGGTCCCCGTCCGCGCCGGACCCGGCTGCGCGCGCGGCCGACCCAGCCCCGCCCACCCAGACGGGTGACGCGGCGGCGCGCGCCGGCATGTCGGACACGTCCGATACTGCCCAGGCCGCCAGCGAGCCGTCCGACCCGATTGCCGATCCGATTGAGGATGACCGCGCCGACGCCGGCAGCCCAGCCCTGGCCGCCGCTGCCGCCGCCCCGGTCACGATTCCCGATTTCACCCCGCCACCCTGGACGCGCTCCGTGCGCAGCGGCAGCCTGGCGCTGATTGTGCTGGCCACGCTGGCATCGCTCTACGCGCTGCACGTCGCCCGCGCGTTCGTGGTGCCCGTGGTGCTGGCCATCGTCATGGCCTACCTGCTCGACCCGATGGTGGCCTTGCTGCAGCGCCAGCGCGTGCCACGCGCCGTGGGCGCCACCGTCGTGCTGCTGGGGCTGCTGGGCATGGTGCTGTGCGGCGCCTACTTGCTGGAGGGCCAGGTGTCGTCGATCGTCGACCGGCTGCCCGAGATCGCCAGCAAGCTGTCGCGGTCGGTCGGGGCGCTGATGAGCGGCGACGATTCAGTGCTGCAGAAGGTGCGCCGGGCCGCCACCATCCTGGGCGGCACCGGGCAGCCACCGGCGCCGCGCGGCGCGCCCATCGTCGTGGAACGCGGCGGCGACGGCATCAACAACATGATCTGGGCCGGCTGGATGGGCGCCTTCGCGCTGATCGCGCAGGTCGTGGTGGTGCTGTTCCTGACGTGGTTCCTGCTGCTGGCCGGCGACATGTTCAAGCGCAAGTTCATCAAGATGGCCGGCAAGACCATCAGCCAGAAGAAAATCAGCGTGCATATGCTGGACGAGATCAACCGGCAGATCCAGCGCTACATGCTGATGCTGCTGGTCACCAATGCGTCGCTGGGCATCTGCACGTACATCCTGCTGCGCTACCTGTCGATCGACAACGCCGGCACCTGGGCGCTGGTGGCCAGCGTGCTGCACCTGGTGCCCTACTTCGGCTCGCTGGTGGTGGCCGTGTGCCTGGGCGTGGCCGGCTTCATGCAGTTCGGCACGCTGGCGGTGGCGGGCGCGGCGGCCGGCGGGTCGCTGGTCATCGCCACGCTGATCGGCAACGGCATGACCACGTGGATGACCGGCCGCATGGCCCGCATGAACGCCGTGGCCGTGTTCGTGTCGCTGCTGCTGTTCACGTGGCTGTGGGGCACCTGGGGCATGCTGCTGGCGATTCCGCTGGCGGTCATCGCCAAGGTCGTTGCGGACCACGTCGACGGCCTGGAGGTGCTGGCCGAGTTCCTTGGCGAATAA
- a CDS encoding ABC transporter substrate-binding protein, with protein sequence MHLNRLLTAAALALAAVAAHAQPKPGISDDVVKIGLLLDMSGLYADVTGRGSAAAAQMAIDDFGGKVLGKKVELVVVDHQNKADIAANKAREWFDTDKVDAILDVAASAPALAVLDVAKQKNKVVVFSGPGSERITNDLCTPVSVHYAYDTYALANTTARAMVQRGGKTWFFLTADYAFGHTLQQSATTVVTEAGGQALGAARHPINTSDFASYLLQAQASKAQVVGLANAGGDTVNAIKAASEFGLTRNGTQKMAGLLLYINDIHAIGLKTAQGLVLTEAFYWDMNDATRTWSRKYFDKVKKMPNMSQAGVYSSVTHYLKSVQAAGTDETAPVMKQMKSLPINDFFAKNARIREDGRMIHDMYLFEVKKPEESKYPWDYYKLLATVPGDQAFMPPAKSQCPLLKK encoded by the coding sequence ATGCACCTCAATCGCCTGCTTACCGCCGCCGCGCTGGCCCTGGCCGCCGTGGCTGCGCACGCCCAGCCCAAGCCGGGCATTTCCGACGATGTGGTCAAGATCGGCCTGCTGCTCGACATGAGCGGGCTGTACGCGGACGTGACCGGCCGGGGCAGTGCCGCCGCCGCGCAGATGGCGATCGACGACTTTGGCGGCAAGGTGCTTGGCAAGAAGGTGGAGCTTGTGGTGGTCGACCACCAGAACAAGGCCGACATCGCCGCCAACAAGGCGCGCGAATGGTTCGATACCGACAAGGTCGACGCCATCCTGGACGTGGCCGCGTCCGCGCCGGCGCTGGCCGTGCTCGACGTCGCCAAGCAGAAGAACAAGGTGGTGGTGTTCTCCGGACCCGGCAGCGAGCGGATCACGAACGACCTCTGCACGCCGGTCTCCGTCCACTACGCCTACGACACCTACGCGCTGGCCAATACCACGGCCCGGGCGATGGTCCAGCGCGGCGGCAAGACGTGGTTCTTCCTGACCGCCGACTACGCGTTCGGCCACACGCTCCAGCAATCGGCCACCACGGTGGTCACCGAGGCCGGCGGGCAGGCGCTGGGCGCGGCCCGGCATCCGATCAATACCAGCGACTTCGCCTCGTACCTGCTCCAGGCACAGGCCAGCAAGGCCCAGGTGGTGGGGCTGGCCAACGCGGGCGGCGACACGGTCAATGCCATCAAGGCCGCCTCCGAGTTCGGCCTGACGCGCAACGGTACCCAGAAGATGGCCGGGCTGTTGCTCTACATCAACGACATCCACGCCATCGGCCTGAAGACGGCGCAGGGGCTGGTGCTGACCGAGGCGTTCTACTGGGACATGAACGACGCCACGCGGACGTGGTCGCGCAAGTACTTCGACAAGGTCAAGAAGATGCCGAACATGAGCCAGGCCGGCGTCTATTCGTCGGTCACGCACTACCTGAAATCCGTGCAGGCGGCCGGCACCGACGAGACGGCGCCCGTGATGAAGCAGATGAAGTCGCTGCCGATCAACGACTTCTTTGCCAAGAACGCGCGGATCCGCGAGGACGGCCGGATGATCCACGACATGTACCTGTTCGAGGTCAAGAAGCCCGAGGAATCCAAGTACCCGTGGGACTACTACAAGCTGCTGGCCACCGTGCCCGGCGACCAGGCGTTCATGCCGCCGGCCAAGTCCCAGTGCCCGCTTTTGAAGAAATGA
- a CDS encoding cyclase family protein, whose translation MRWKQRPEGSNWGDFGPDDQLGRVNLIGPEQVVRGAREIQAGLSFCLSMPLDYPGGNKLNPRRHPPQLRPTFRDDIPYLNFPLAKVNPAATDVISDDQVLLCLQYSTQWDSLAHVGALFDADGDGRPERVYYNGFRANDDIVGPVDYAEDDDFAAHDCGHGHASHADALGIENFAVKGMQGRGVLVDLADAFGTDFRNVGYDDLMHAMEARRVEVERGDMLLLRTGFAEVVLSMQRDPDETVLHHSCCALNGRDDRLLNWITDSGIAALIADNYAVERYPALPPPDDARTHPLLPLHHHCLFKLGLPLGELWYLRDLADWLRAHGRTRFMLTAPPLRLPGAVGSPTTPVATV comes from the coding sequence ATGCGCTGGAAGCAACGGCCGGAAGGCTCGAACTGGGGCGACTTTGGTCCCGACGATCAACTGGGCCGCGTCAACCTGATCGGCCCCGAACAGGTGGTCAGGGGCGCGCGCGAGATCCAGGCCGGGCTCAGCTTCTGCCTGTCGATGCCGCTGGACTACCCCGGCGGCAACAAACTCAACCCGCGCCGGCATCCGCCCCAGTTGCGGCCAACGTTCCGCGACGACATCCCGTACCTGAACTTCCCGCTGGCCAAGGTCAACCCGGCCGCCACCGACGTCATCAGCGACGACCAGGTGCTGTTGTGCCTGCAGTACTCCACGCAGTGGGATTCGCTGGCCCACGTGGGCGCGCTGTTCGATGCCGATGGCGACGGCCGGCCCGAGCGCGTCTACTACAACGGCTTCCGGGCCAACGACGACATCGTCGGGCCAGTGGACTACGCCGAGGACGACGACTTCGCGGCCCACGACTGCGGCCACGGCCACGCCAGCCACGCCGACGCGCTCGGCATCGAGAACTTCGCCGTCAAGGGCATGCAGGGCCGCGGCGTGCTGGTGGACCTGGCCGACGCTTTCGGCACCGATTTCCGCAACGTCGGCTACGACGACCTGATGCACGCCATGGAAGCCCGCCGCGTGGAGGTGGAGCGCGGCGACATGCTGCTGCTGCGCACCGGCTTTGCCGAGGTGGTGCTGTCGATGCAGCGCGACCCCGACGAGACCGTGCTGCACCATAGCTGCTGCGCACTGAACGGCCGCGACGACCGGCTGCTGAACTGGATCACCGATTCCGGCATCGCCGCACTGATCGCCGACAACTACGCGGTCGAGCGCTACCCGGCCCTGCCGCCTCCCGACGACGCCCGGACGCACCCGCTGCTGCCGCTGCACCACCACTGCCTGTTCAAGCTCGGCCTGCCGCTGGGCGAACTCTGGTACCTGCGCGACCTGGCCGACTGGCTGCGCGCCCACGGCCGCACCCGCTTCATGCTGACCGCGCCACCGCTGAGACTGCCGGGCGCCGTGGGATCACCGACCACGCCGGTGGCAACGGTGTAG